A segment of the Bdellovibrio bacteriovorus genome:
AGAATCTTCTCGCTGGCTTACGGCACGGAAAAAGGCGGGGCGATTCCGGTTCGTGATGGTATGGGCTTCTTAAAAGGTTATAAAAAAGACCGTCAAGGTCAGACCATCCTGACGACCGTCAAAGGCGATGCTTTGCGCGCGCTGGCTGAAGCCGGTCAAGGCAGCTTCTATTTCGCCACTTTTGGGGGCGAACAGACCAAGCTGCTGGTGGAAGATATCAGCAAACTTGAAAAAGCCCAGTTTGACACGACTATGGCCACCCAGTACGAAGAACGCTTCCAGACAGTTCTGATGTTGGGAATTATCATCGCGCTTTTAGAACTGTTCCTGGGTGAACGCAGAAACTCTTTCCTGTTCTGGAAAGGCCGCTACGAGGTGCCTCCCGCATGAAGCGCTTGGCCTGTGGTTTTTACTCGAAGCTTCGGACAGTCCTCGCTCGTGATGGGCAGGGGGTAGATATGGCATTTAGTGGCTCGCTGTGGAACTTGCTTCAAGCAAAAACCACAGGCCAAGCTTTGTGTGTTGTGTTGCTTTCGCAATTGCTAGTTAGTTGTGGACCTGGAAGACCTCACTTGAAGACCCTTGAACTGAATCGTGAGGGGAATAAAGCTCTGACGGGGCAGAAGTATCCGGGGGCGATGGAGAAGTATCTTGAGGCTCTTCGCTATGATCCGTTTGTGGGGCAGCTTCATTTGAATTTGGGTTTGAGCTTTGAAGGTCTGCAGCAGGCGGAAAAAGCGCTGCAGTCTTATCGTGAGGCCGAGAAGCTGGCCTTGGCCGACAAGAATTTTGAGCTGGTGTTTATGGCGCGCTTTAATCAGGCGCAGCTTTTAGGCAAGGCCAAGCAGGTGGACGAGGCTTTGGCGGTTTATCAAAAGGCGCTGGAGATCATTCCGTCTTCCAAGGAAGTGAAAACCAACATCGAGCTTTTGACCCAACAACAGCAGGGTCAGGGTGGCGGTGAGGGCAAGCAAGATCAGCCGCAAAATGGTGACAAGAATCAACAGCAGCAAAATCAGGATGGAAAAGATCCTAAAGAAGGCGACAAGGATCAGGAACAAAAAGAGGGGAAAACCCCTCAGCAGTCCCAAAAGTACAAGCCTCGCCCGTTTAACGGGAAAGAGCTGACTGAAGGGGACGTGAAAAAGATCCTGGGCGAATTGAAACAGCAGGAAGAAAAAATCCGTGCTGAATACAATCGCAAAGATGTGAAGGAGCAGCCTCGTGACAAAGACTGGTAATTTCCTGTTCTTTCTAAGTTTTATTTTCTTCGGGCTTTTTGCCCAAGCCGCGGGCACCACCGTGCAGTCCACTGTGGATCGCAACGAAATGGGCCTGGGTGATACATTCACTTTGACCGTAGCCGTGACGTCCAGTGAAGACGTTGACATCCAGGACCCGCGTTTGCCGGATCTGGATGGTTTTGATCTTTTGAACAACTGGCAAAGCAATGCCGTGGCCCAGAAGCTGGTGAACACGCCCTCCGGGATGCAGTTTCAGACCCAGCGTCGCAAAGAATTCCATTATCAGATGAGCCCCAAGAAAACGGGGACCCTCAGTGTGGGTTCTTTTGAAGTGGTGATCGGTGGCAAAGTTCACCGCACCCAACCTATCGTGATCAAAGTCGGTCAGGAAAGCATGGGGGGCGGAAAACCTCCTAAGCGTCCGTCCATGGCGCCTCCGGGGTTTGATGATCCGTTTGAATCCATGGATCAGGCCGAACAAGAGATCTTTGATCAGTTGTTGCGTCAGCGGCAAAGACTTTTGCAGCAGCAAATGCAAGGGCAGCAACAGCAGGAGGACTTTGGTGGCTATCCGAATTCCACAGGTCTGCCAGAGGCTGCTTTCCGCAGTCTGCCGACAAATCCGAACGAGGCTTTTTTCATCTCTGTTGAAGTCGACAAAACAGAAGTCTTTGAAGGCGAGCAGGTCACAGTCAACTGGTACATCTACACCCGTGGTCAGATGGAAACCCTGGATCGTCTGAAATTCCCAAGTCTGAAAGGCTTCTGGAAAGAAATCATCGAAGAGGTTCCGTCCATCCAGTTCACCGAAGAAATCGTCAACGGCACGCCATGGAAAAAGGCCCTGCTGGCGTCCCACGCCCTGTTCCCGATCAAGCCGGGAACAGCGACGATTGATGAATACAAGATCAAGTCCCGCGTGCGCCTGCCGACCCAAGGGTTCGGATTCTATGGCAAGCCGTATGAATACACGAAAAGCTCGGCCGCTGTTCCAATCAAAGTGAAACCTTTGCCAGTGGAAGGGCGTCCTTCCGACTTTACCGGGGCAGTGGGGCAGTTTGAACTGCATGCGTCTGTCGAAAATCCGCAAGTTTTGGTGAATCAGCCGTTCAGTCTGAAAGTGCGCTTTGAAGGGGCCGGCAATGCGAAGATGATTGATCTTCCGGCCTTGAATCTGCCCACGGGCCTTGAACAGTACGACAGCAAGTCGGAATCCAAGTTCTTTAAAAACGGGCGCAGCTACAAGGAATTTGAAGTGCTGGTGATCCCTCGTCAGGAAGGCCAGATGGTTCTGCCGGGCTTGAGTGTCAGTATGTTTGATCCTCAGACCAAGAAGTACTACACCCGCACGACTCAACCGATCAATTTGACGGTTTCGAATAATCCAAATGCACCCGTGGGGTCTTCTTCGCGCATGGCCGATGCGGGGAAAAAAGCAGAGGCTCCGAAAGTGGTTGAAAACCGTTTGCCGGATCCTTTGATGCAGTGGCAGCCAGCGGCTGAAGCCAGCGTCCTTTATCGCCCGTGGTTGTGGGCGGTGCTTTATTCCGTGGCATCATTGTTGTTGCTGGTAAAAGCACAGCGTGAATTCGGCTGGGGCCGCCGTCGCCGTACTTTGAAAGAGCTTGTGCAAAAACGCTTTAAGGTTGTCGACACGGCTTTGGGTAAAAATGATTACCGCAAAGTGGGTGTTGAAATGACCAACACGTTCTACACCGTTCTGGGGGAAGTGTCGGGCACAGGTGGGGCGGCGATGGAAATTGAACGTTTGTTGGAAGTCATTCCACCAAGCATTCGTCGTGACCATGGTGATGACATCGCAAAAAGTTTTGAGTTCTTCCAGACCTTGAGTTTTGCACCGGAAGAGATGCTGGGCAAAATGAAAGAAAAAGAAACCATGAAATCCCAGGTGGATCATGCTAAGAAAGTTCTGACCGCGGTGGTATCCGCGGTCGAGGAGAAATAAAAATGAAATCTTTGATTGTTACTTCATTGACCCTGATGGCTTTGCAAGCAGGGGCGCAGACGCCTCCGGTAGAGCCGGTGCCTGGCTCTGAAACTCCAGAGCAGATGCCCTCAGAAAACATCACTTTGACGGCCCCTCAGGGCGAAGCCAAAGTCGATCTGAAGTCCGCGCACCACACCAACAAAGATGTTGTGATTGCCGAGCTAAAAAAATGTCATGACCAGACCGTGGCAGAAGCCAAGGCGGCCAATCAGCCGATTCCGGTGGGTAAAGTGGTTGTGGATTTCAGCTTTGATTCTGAAGGCTCTGTGACTATGTTCCAATTCAAGGAAAACCGTGTTCGTCCGGCGTCACCGGCTTTGAATTCCTGTATTGAAACATCCATTCGTCAGGCGAAGTTTGAAAAGCTTCAGAACCAAAGAACGGGGAAAATCGTCAGCGTTTTCTATCCGTACATCTTTGAAGTTCAGAAAACCAAAAAGAAATAGTCCGTGACGAATCCTCAGCAGTTGCCGGGTCCCCGGCAGACTGCCTTGCCGAGATTCCGGCAGCCTTCCTCTCAGATCAAAATAAAGCCATTTTCAAGGGTGTAAAGCTTTGGCACCGCCGTTGCTTTATAGGTTTGTATCTAAAACAAATCACCTGAAAGAGGTTGTTATGAAAAAGTTCATCCTGATTGCGCAAATTCTGTTGGCTCTGTCCCTGACTGCTACGGCTCATGCCGGTGAATATGATTGCGGACTTTCTGAAGTGCGTGCTTTTAACGCTGCTACTGTTCCCGATGAAAATGTCTGGATGAAAGCTGACGGGCGTCTTATTGATATCAATCAAAATATGGCTTTGTTTTCTTTGCTGGGTAATAAATATGGCGGGGACTATCGTATGAATTTTGCTCTGCCTAAAGTTGCAGACCTGAATCTGAACGGGACAAAATTCGTTCACTATGTCTGTGTCTATGGAATTTATCCCACGGGAGGAACAGACAATGGCAACACCGGATTCCTTCGCCAGTACGCAGGCCGGTTCAATCTGGATTCTTACAGTGAGATGATAGTTGAAAACGAACTTGAACTTCCAATTCAGCGCTACCAAGCCCTGGCAAGTGTAATGAATAAGGATCTGGTCACTTACTATAGCCTTCAAATTCCGACGGTGAATATGCCGGCCGTCGTCCTGAATGGTGAAAAAGACAATAAAATGAGCACTGTGCTTGAGCTGAATGGTTTCTATCCGATGTACAATATTCTCTGTGAAAAAGGCGGCTTGTATATTTCTCTGGGTAAAATGCGCGAACCAGAGAACGTGAAAGAGATCGTCGTCGACGGCATGGCGGGCATCTCCTTCCGTGGTAATGTCAAGGAGTCCGCTCATCTGTATGAGTGCTTGTAAGGGGGCAATAAAAAAGCCGGATTTTCATCCGGCTTTTTTTATTGTTTGAAGAACGGCAGCGGTTCGTATTTTTTATGGCGCTGGGAAGGGGACTTGCCGCTTCCTTGCGCTGAAGCTGCACCGATGTACAAAAGCTCAGCGCCGTCTTTTTGTTCGGTTTTGAAGATCGAATAGGTTTTGTCGCCCACATTCGGAGCTTTGTATTCGTCACACAAATATCCCGAGACGACTTTTTTCTCGCCCCGTTTCCAGTCGGTGTAGTCGCAGTATTTCACCATATTCAAAGCCTCCGCCACTTCTTCAGTCAATGGAGTGTACGAGGACTCAGACACAGTCAAATCAACATCGGTCCCGGCCGTGGCGGTGGTGTACTGGATTTCAAAAGCCAGATAGGCCTGCTTGCATGCATCTTCTTCATAAGCCAGATGGGTCAAAATCCACTGGTCTTCAGAAACCTGCAGGTGCGTGGTCAGCGCATCGCCCTCGTCCATGTAACAAGGTCGTTCATAAAGAGCCGCCTGCGGAGCCGCCCATACCAATTGTGTCAGCAGTAAAAATAGATGCATCATACCCCTAGACTATCGAACAGAGCTTCGTTGCCAACAGAAATCAGAGCGGCTGGTGCAGAATGGCAGAGCAAAAGACCTTGGGCTCCCTTGCGCTAGGGGGGATAATCAGAGGCAAAGAAGGAGGTGGTTATGACTACTCCCGATTTCTCTCCGTTTCGCCATATGAATGATATTGAGGGCCTTGAACCTGAAGGCATCTTTGTCGACGCCAAAACCGGAGAGCCGATCCTGCTTCGGGCGGACAACGATTATTGGGTGAATCCTTTTGCCTTAAAATTCATTCCGGTCCGCGACCTTTCCCAAAATGGTTATCAGGATTACGTCGAGCTTTTTGAAACCGACGAAGAAGAAGCCGAACGGGAAGCTGGCGGCGCCAAAGAAGCCGGGGCTCCGGGCTATTAAGGCGTCTTCCTTTTTGGATTTCCTGGGAATTGGCCGGAGGCAACGGTGATACTGGCTTTTTTGCCTTTATATTTTGCCAGGTGGCCTCTTAGCTTGATCTTGTTTTGGCTATGTTGCTTTGCTCGCGCCACGGTCTGAGTATGGCGAAGTGTCACTGCGCGATTTCGAGCGCTTTCCATGGCTCTTTTTTTCTGGTCTAAGTATGCGCTAAGCAGATTTTTAACTTCATCATGGCCGATCTTTTTCGATCTCAAATCGACGATGAAGCTGTTCAAAACCCAGTTTTTTTCTTTAACTGACTTTTCGAGTACGCGTGCAAAAAACTCACTAAATGACTTCTGGTGGTACAGATCCAAATCAAAGAGGTCATACGCGATGAGAGCTTCTAAATACTCCTCTTTTCGGTTGAAGAAATAAAGCTCCAGTCTGTCAGTTGGAGTGTTGGTAATCCTCATTTTAACGAGCTCATTATAAAGCCCCGCGCAGTAAGTCCATCGTCGACCGAAGATAGCATCCAAACTCCAGTAAACT
Coding sequences within it:
- a CDS encoding tetratricopeptide repeat protein gives rise to the protein MKTLELNREGNKALTGQKYPGAMEKYLEALRYDPFVGQLHLNLGLSFEGLQQAEKALQSYREAEKLALADKNFELVFMARFNQAQLLGKAKQVDEALAVYQKALEIIPSSKEVKTNIELLTQQQQGQGGGEGKQDQPQNGDKNQQQQNQDGKDPKEGDKDQEQKEGKTPQQSQKYKPRPFNGKELTEGDVKKILGELKQQEEKIRAEYNRKDVKEQPRDKDW
- a CDS encoding tail fiber protein — encoded protein: MKKFILIAQILLALSLTATAHAGEYDCGLSEVRAFNAATVPDENVWMKADGRLIDINQNMALFSLLGNKYGGDYRMNFALPKVADLNLNGTKFVHYVCVYGIYPTGGTDNGNTGFLRQYAGRFNLDSYSEMIVENELELPIQRYQALASVMNKDLVTYYSLQIPTVNMPAVVLNGEKDNKMSTVLELNGFYPMYNILCEKGGLYISLGKMREPENVKEIVVDGMAGISFRGNVKESAHLYECL
- a CDS encoding BatD family protein, which translates into the protein MTKTGNFLFFLSFIFFGLFAQAAGTTVQSTVDRNEMGLGDTFTLTVAVTSSEDVDIQDPRLPDLDGFDLLNNWQSNAVAQKLVNTPSGMQFQTQRRKEFHYQMSPKKTGTLSVGSFEVVIGGKVHRTQPIVIKVGQESMGGGKPPKRPSMAPPGFDDPFESMDQAEQEIFDQLLRQRQRLLQQQMQGQQQQEDFGGYPNSTGLPEAAFRSLPTNPNEAFFISVEVDKTEVFEGEQVTVNWYIYTRGQMETLDRLKFPSLKGFWKEIIEEVPSIQFTEEIVNGTPWKKALLASHALFPIKPGTATIDEYKIKSRVRLPTQGFGFYGKPYEYTKSSAAVPIKVKPLPVEGRPSDFTGAVGQFELHASVENPQVLVNQPFSLKVRFEGAGNAKMIDLPALNLPTGLEQYDSKSESKFFKNGRSYKEFEVLVIPRQEGQMVLPGLSVSMFDPQTKKYYTRTTQPINLTVSNNPNAPVGSSSRMADAGKKAEAPKVVENRLPDPLMQWQPAAEASVLYRPWLWAVLYSVASLLLLVKAQREFGWGRRRRTLKELVQKRFKVVDTALGKNDYRKVGVEMTNTFYTVLGEVSGTGGAAMEIERLLEVIPPSIRRDHGDDIAKSFEFFQTLSFAPEEMLGKMKEKETMKSQVDHAKKVLTAVVSAVEEK
- a CDS encoding peptide methionine sulfoxide reductase gives rise to the protein MTTPDFSPFRHMNDIEGLEPEGIFVDAKTGEPILLRADNDYWVNPFALKFIPVRDLSQNGYQDYVELFETDEEEAEREAGGAKEAGAPGY